The following are from one region of the Bacillus methanolicus MGA3 genome:
- a CDS encoding MurR/RpiR family transcriptional regulator, translating into MNLKDIIQQNYFKLSKGQQKVAKYLIENPKEFAVRNAEEIGFQVGVSETTVIRFCYAIQLSGFSELKKIVREQLLFRESSLGQFFSEKMEWVDKPHFFVKVMERDRQLIQETIKTISEKDYELAVEKLAQVEHVYISGFRTSFSAAHWFAFTLGLARENVKLIRKETDDIFSIISSMNKNSLLVSISFHRYLKETLKIAEMAKGQGAYVIGITDSPFAPIREFADLVFPIYRSNRSTIDAAPALISFINALVAGVTVRNPDRFKRRKEQYENLNLESFFYYSDS; encoded by the coding sequence ATGAACTTAAAAGATATTATTCAACAAAACTACTTCAAGTTATCAAAAGGACAGCAAAAGGTAGCTAAATATTTAATCGAAAATCCTAAGGAATTTGCAGTAAGGAATGCCGAGGAAATTGGGTTTCAAGTAGGGGTTAGTGAAACTACTGTTATCCGATTCTGTTACGCTATTCAACTGTCCGGATTTTCTGAACTAAAAAAAATTGTACGTGAGCAGCTACTATTCAGAGAAAGTAGTCTTGGTCAATTCTTTTCAGAGAAAATGGAATGGGTAGACAAGCCGCATTTTTTTGTAAAAGTAATGGAAAGGGATCGTCAACTTATTCAGGAAACGATCAAGACCATAAGTGAAAAGGATTATGAACTTGCAGTCGAAAAATTGGCACAGGTTGAGCACGTTTATATTTCAGGATTTAGGACGTCGTTTTCTGCGGCGCATTGGTTCGCTTTCACACTTGGATTAGCAAGAGAAAACGTCAAGCTCATCAGAAAGGAAACTGATGACATATTCTCGATCATTTCAAGTATGAATAAAAACTCGCTTCTGGTATCTATTTCCTTTCATCGTTATTTAAAGGAAACGCTTAAGATAGCCGAAATGGCCAAGGGGCAAGGTGCCTATGTGATAGGAATTACTGATTCACCGTTCGCTCCGATCCGAGAGTTCGCCGATCTTGTTTTTCCAATTTATCGTTCCAACAGATCAACAATTGATGCCGCTCCGGCATTGATTTCTTTTATTAATGCGTTGGTTGCAGGCGTGACGGTCCGCAATCCTGACAGGTTTAAAAGAAGGAAAGAACAATATGAAAACTTAAATTTAGAATCTTTTTTTTATTATAGTGATTCTTAG